The genomic region CCTTCACGCCGCGGGCGGTGATTCTAACGGGCGGCGAGCCGTTGATTCAGAAGCGGCTCGATGAGTTGCTGGCGCGATTCAGCGGCCTCGGCTACTGGATTGGCGTTGAAACCAACGGGTTACGGCGTCCGCCGGCGGGGTGGCTGCGTCAGATTGACCATGTGGCCGTGTCGCCCAAGGCATATTACGCGGCACAATACGCCGACACACGCATGATGAGGCGCGCCGATGAGGTGCGAATCGTGATCGATGGCGACGTGGGCGATTTCTGCCGCGACATGCGCCGTCGGATTCGTGCCGCGCACTACTTTCTCTCCCCCTGCGAACGCGGCGGCGTTTGCAACGTGGAAGCGACCATCCGCCTGCTGGGCGCCCTGAACCGCGGCCGCCGCAGCGGCCACTGGCTGCTGTCGCTGCAGACCCACAAGCTGGCGGGGTTGCGGTAGCGCGCCGCTGCGCTTCCCGGGTTCGGAACCAACGCTCAATGGATTCATGTCAAGACAGCCATCCTGCTCTTGCGGGGACGTCCGCCTTTCAATCCGTTCGCAGCGCTGCTAACGGCTTTGCGGTCGCTCCTGGCAGAACCGCCCCGGCGTCCCAGTTCCGATGCTGCGGCTTTCATCGTCTGCATGCGGAAGGGGAACTCCGCAGGATGGGCAAGGATCTTCGTGTGCAGATCGATGTCGCCCTCCTCCCATCGGATGTGTCCGTGTCCGCAGTATTGCACGTTGAAGACC from Lentisphaerota bacterium harbors:
- a CDS encoding 7-carboxy-7-deazaguanine synthase QueE, producing the protein MTAAPRYPVVEIFESVQGEGIHTGKPVVFVRFGRCNLACPWCDTDFRTFQMLDGDAILAQVAAFTPRAVILTGGEPLIQKRLDELLARFSGLGYWIGVETNGLRRPPAGWLRQIDHVAVSPKAYYAAQYADTRMMRRADEVRIVIDGDVGDFCRDMRRRIRAAHYFLSPCERGGVCNVEATIRLLGALNRGRRSGHWLLSLQTHKLAGLR
- a CDS encoding DUF2442 domain-containing protein, producing MSGTDVRRQAEVKLVTSEGVYLVIEDMGYFASFADFPYLADLPSGQVFNVQYCGHGHIRWEEGDIDLHTKILAHPAEFPFRMQTMKAAASELGRRGGSARSDRKAVSSAANGLKGGRPRKSRMAVLT